The DNA region GATCGATCATCCCTGTCAGAGGCAGCACCTCCCCGCCCAGCTTGAGCGCGTAGCCCATCGCCAGGCAGTCCGGGTGGCAAGGCACCGGCAGAATATCCGCCTCTTGGAACACTCCGGACTGATCGATGATCATTCTGCGCACTTCGCTTACCGTAAGCCGGTCCGTCGACGGATCATAGCCCTCCAGGCGGCCGGCAGCCTGAATCGGCTGAATCGTCACGCCGCGCACAGCCCGCTGCTTGATCCCATACTGGATAATGTCGCCGATTTCGCCGTCATTGAGCCCTTTCTTCAGCGTTACCACGAGCGTAGTGGAGATGTTGAATTCATTCAAGCGATCGATGGCCTGCTGGCGGATGCGTCTGAGATCAGCTCCTCTCAGCTCCTTCAATACATGGGCTTCAAAGCTGTCGAACTGCAAATAAATCTCGAATCCGGGCATATATTCCGACAGCCGCCGGGCAAACTCGGCATCTTGAGCAATACGGATGCCGTTGGTGTTCACCATAATGTGTTTGATAGGTCGGCTCTTGCACATATCCAGGATTTCGAAGAAATTCGGGTGCGTCGTCGGTTCCCCGCCGCTGATCTGCACGATATCGGGCTCGCCTTCATTCTCAACGATCCGGTCGAGCATGAACTCGATCTGTTCAAGCGAACGGTAGGAGGTACGGTGCGGCGATGATTCCGCGAAGCAGATCGGGCACTGCAAATTGCAGTGGTCCGTAATCTCGAGGAGGGTCAAGCAGCTGTGCTGCTCATGATCGGGGCATAAACCGCAGTCGTAAGGACAGCCGTAACGAATCGGCGTGTTCCACTTCAGCGGCATTTCGGAGGGTTTAATAAACTTCCGCGTCTGGTGGTAATAATCAACCTCTGTTGAGATCAGCACTTTCTCAGGGCCGTGAACAAGGCAGCGCTTGACCATATAGATCTTGCCGTTCTCCTCAATGATCTTGGCTTCGACTTTACGGTAACAGGTCGTGCAAATGCTATTCGTCAGTTCATGATACAGATAAGGCCGATTCGGCATAATGTAACGCTCCTTTATCTTGATCAGCTTGGAAGATGGGACTCCGGGATCGACCGGCGAAGCTTGCTCTTGCCGCCGATGAGCCAGGCGTAGTAAATCAGGCCGGCAATGCAGGCCAGCTGGATATTGTTCAGCCCCAGGTAGGGGTGCGGCGTCGGCTTGATCCATTCGATCCCTAAACGGAACAGCAGGTACCCGGCCATGAACCATTGGAACATCCGGCCCGATACATAACCTTCACCGGGGGAGTGGCTGCGGCTCTGGCGGTACAGCGGGATGAGCAGCAGTGCCAGGATGATCAGGAAAACAATCTCGTACAGCTGAGTCGGATGGCGAAGGACGCCATCGCCGAAATCCACGCCCGTCACCCAGGACGTCGCCGTGCCGTACGTATGGTCGTCGAGACCGGTCAGAAAGCAGCCGACCCGGCCCAGCCCCATGCCCAGGATAAGCGGGTATACGAAATCATCCCCGGTGGAATGCTTCCAGCCCACCCAGCGCTTCGTCAGCTCCACCCCGATCAGGCCCCCTAAGAGACCTCCCACAATCGTTTTCCCGCCCCACAGCAAATGGAACTGGCTCAGCTGCTCCCAAGTGGCGGCCGGATCCTCCAGCCAAAACAGCAGCTTGGAGCCTATGGCCGCGCCCGCGATCGTTCCAGCCAAAATCTGCAGGCTCATCAGCTTGGTCATGCCGCTGGGCCGCCGGGTCCACAAATAGACGCGAAAGCCAATAAAGTAGGCGAGTGCTTCAAACAGCACATGCGGATGAATCCGCCAGGAACCTAGGTATATATAAACGGGAAATTCCATCTGCCCACTCCTTGATTTACAAACTTAAACATATAATTCATGGCTCTAATAGGAAAACAGCATGGCGCCGCAAATCGCGAGCAGCAGCACCGCCAATCCGCCGAGAATGGCAAGCAGGGACACAATGACGCTCCAAAACGCGCTCTTGGGCCGGTGCGGCGTATGCGGAGCGTAGCCGATTTCGCCGCAGCGGTAGCGGCAGCAGCCGTTGTCCAGGTTATAGCAATCGTTACATATCGGTTTCCCGCAGCGCCTGCATTGACCGATGGCCGGCGCTTCCGGATGGTTCATGCAGCGGTAAACGTCCATCCTTTCACCTCACTTGGAATTCTATCCTTGTATTTCCTTATTGTACCCTCTCCCGGGCCGGTTGGCTACGGTTCGATATCTGGAGCTGCCTTGAATGCCGACGGGCATAAGGAAAGCAAGCCCCCGGACCAGCATACGAAAGGGTCCGGGGGCTTGCCATCCATTCTTCATTTGTCTTATATCACAACGGATTCCCTGCATGGAATGCTATGGTGCTGCAGGCTGCGACGCTGTTTTACTTTAAATCACTTTAAGTCCTCCCACCGGGCCCACATCTCCCTCGGGTTCAGCTCGTACGCGCCATTGTCCCGGTACATGAAGTGGTGCATGATGAATTCCCGGCGGATCGTCGCAAAGTCCTCATGGAATCCGGAAATGAACTCGTTGATCTCCTTCTCGCTGTACTTTCGTCCATTTTCCAGCATGGATACGATATGCGTCAGCACGATAAGCTTCTTCTTCAGCTGGGCCGGAATGCTCTTCAGCCTCCCGTCTTGCGTGAAGAAGTTCTTAATCACCGATTCCCGCAGCTGCTGATCCGCATCCAGGTTGCGTTCGGCTGTGCGCTCCGGGCTCACGCGCTGATAGATCAGATTCTCCGTTGCCGACGCGCTGTTCTTAATGAAATAATGATTGAGTGAAAAATAAATCGTATTCTTGTCCCGGCGCTCTTTAATGAGGCTCGCTTCCCGCAGCTTGGCGGCATGATGCGTAATCGTTGCCGGCGTAACGCCGATCTTCTCCGCCAGGACCTGACCGTTCAATTCCCCTTCGGCGAGCAGGATGAGAATTTTAATACGCGTTGGATCCGCAAGCGCTTTATGATAATTGACCACCTTGTCCAGTTGCATTGTCCGGGTCCCTCCAATCGGTCCGTTTAATCACCATCTAATTTAATATTCATCTAATTAAATATTAAACGAATAGTGCGGAAAAGTAAATCTCATACGAAATTTTTAGGAAATATGTAACAAACCTGCAGTCCAGTGCGACTCATTTATGAGAAAGCAGGTTGCCTCAACATCAGCCAAAATCTTCATCTAACAGTTTGCCCCCTCCCCATAACTGCTTATGAACCGAACAAATGAAAAAGCCCGATTCCTTCTAAAATAAGGAGCGGGCTTTTCAAGTTAGTCTTTTCAGGGCGGCCTTTTCAACGATTGCCTCTTCAAAAGGCGACTCTAACCGCTAGCTAAGAGCCTGTCTTCAAACTTCTAGATTACGGCAGCGTCCACCCTGGCCGGGTCGGCGTTCTGGCATCGCTTGCATACCTTCAGCGCCGTGCCGTCCGATTTGTTCGCGGTATAGAGCAGCTTGATGCGCTTCGTGCTGCATACCGGACATGTGCTGCGGCCCCGGGAAGGCGTGTTCCACAGGGCACGGCCCCGTTTCGTTTTAGCCATGTTTCATATCTCCTTTATG from Paenibacillus ihbetae includes:
- a CDS encoding radical SAM protein; the protein is MPNRPYLYHELTNSICTTCYRKVEAKIIEENGKIYMVKRCLVHGPEKVLISTEVDYYHQTRKFIKPSEMPLKWNTPIRYGCPYDCGLCPDHEQHSCLTLLEITDHCNLQCPICFAESSPHRTSYRSLEQIEFMLDRIVENEGEPDIVQISGGEPTTHPNFFEILDMCKSRPIKHIMVNTNGIRIAQDAEFARRLSEYMPGFEIYLQFDSFEAHVLKELRGADLRRIRQQAIDRLNEFNISTTLVVTLKKGLNDGEIGDIIQYGIKQRAVRGVTIQPIQAAGRLEGYDPSTDRLTVSEVRRMIIDQSGVFQEADILPVPCHPDCLAMGYALKLGGEVLPLTGMIDPNILLEGDSNTIVFEQDPVIRGKMFELLSTGHSPQSSALSLKSLLCCLPLAAVPEQITYDNVFRVIIMQFLDAHNFDVRSVKKSCVHIVHPDGRMIPFDTYNLFYRDDKEELLKERKEELVTAWDRG
- a CDS encoding prolipoprotein diacylglyceryl transferase, translated to MEFPVYIYLGSWRIHPHVLFEALAYFIGFRVYLWTRRPSGMTKLMSLQILAGTIAGAAIGSKLLFWLEDPAATWEQLSQFHLLWGGKTIVGGLLGGLIGVELTKRWVGWKHSTGDDFVYPLILGMGLGRVGCFLTGLDDHTYGTATSWVTGVDFGDGVLRHPTQLYEIVFLIILALLLIPLYRQSRSHSPGEGYVSGRMFQWFMAGYLLFRLGIEWIKPTPHPYLGLNNIQLACIAGLIYYAWLIGGKSKLRRSIPESHLPS
- a CDS encoding B-box zinc finger protein, which produces MDVYRCMNHPEAPAIGQCRRCGKPICNDCYNLDNGCCRYRCGEIGYAPHTPHRPKSAFWSVIVSLLAILGGLAVLLLAICGAMLFSY
- a CDS encoding metalloregulator ArsR/SmtB family transcription factor, coding for MQLDKVVNYHKALADPTRIKILILLAEGELNGQVLAEKIGVTPATITHHAAKLREASLIKERRDKNTIYFSLNHYFIKNSASATENLIYQRVSPERTAERNLDADQQLRESVIKNFFTQDGRLKSIPAQLKKKLIVLTHIVSMLENGRKYSEKEINEFISGFHEDFATIRREFIMHHFMYRDNGAYELNPREMWARWEDLK